A region of Plantactinospora sp. BC1 DNA encodes the following proteins:
- a CDS encoding NTP transferase domain-containing protein, producing the protein MTHLAPDEPASDPTGRLTPADRVTADRVPVERVGGLVLAAGAGRRYGGPKALVRLDGRLLVERAVQVARDGGCEPVVAVLGAAAPAIRARAELGDAVTVQNPEWESGMGSSLRAGLTALRDSGAVAAVVLLVDMPGITAEAVRRLVEIAAPDALGMAGYGTRRGHPVLLGRSHWSGAAELAVGDVGARPYLRRHQARLSVVPCDDVADDADLDVPPATVP; encoded by the coding sequence GTGACCCACCTCGCTCCGGACGAGCCGGCATCGGACCCCACCGGACGGCTTACACCCGCCGATCGAGTCACGGCCGATCGAGTACCCGTCGAGCGGGTCGGCGGGCTGGTGCTCGCCGCCGGTGCGGGGCGGCGCTACGGCGGGCCCAAGGCGCTGGTCCGGCTCGACGGCCGGCTGCTGGTCGAGCGGGCGGTCCAGGTCGCCCGGGACGGTGGCTGTGAGCCGGTCGTCGCGGTGCTCGGGGCCGCCGCGCCGGCCATCCGGGCCCGGGCCGAACTCGGCGACGCCGTGACGGTGCAGAACCCGGAGTGGGAGTCCGGGATGGGCTCCTCGCTGCGGGCCGGGCTGACCGCGCTGCGGGACTCCGGCGCCGTCGCGGCGGTCGTCCTGCTGGTCGACATGCCCGGGATCACCGCCGAGGCGGTCCGGCGGCTGGTCGAGATCGCCGCACCGGACGCGCTCGGCATGGCCGGCTACGGTACCCGGCGCGGCCATCCGGTACTGCTCGGCCGCTCACACTGGTCCGGGGCGGCCGAGCTGGCGGTCGGCGACGTGGGCGCCCGGCCGTACCTGCGGCGGCACCAGGCGCGGCTGTCGGTCGTACCCTGTGACGACGTCGCGGACGACGCGGACCTGGACGTGCCACCGGCGACCGTGCCGTGA
- the pucL gene encoding factor-independent urate hydroxylase has translation MAIVLGANQYGKAEVRLVRVRRDGPRHELRDLTVSIALAGDLDEVHRSGDNAHVLPTDSQKNTVYAFAREHGVDQPEEFGLLLARHFVRSAPAISRARVELTEHGWRRLGPHSFQRDGAESRTATVTVDAEGGTVQSGLTGLVLLNSTDSEFRGYLKDRYTTLPETDDRILATAVEASWRHHDVDPTDGGRDWAGSYAGVRAALVDAFVQTYSRSLQQTLYAMGHRVLAERPEIAEVRLALPNRHHLLVDLAPFGLDNPGEVFVATDRPYGLIEGTVTRTPEVETRTPEAAGAGDGGPG, from the coding sequence GTGGCGATCGTGCTTGGCGCGAACCAGTACGGCAAGGCCGAGGTGCGGCTGGTCCGGGTACGCCGGGACGGTCCCCGGCACGAACTGCGCGACCTGACCGTCAGCATCGCGCTCGCCGGGGACCTCGACGAGGTGCACCGCAGCGGGGACAACGCGCACGTGCTCCCCACCGACTCGCAGAAGAACACCGTCTACGCCTTTGCCCGGGAACACGGCGTCGACCAGCCCGAGGAGTTCGGCCTGCTGCTCGCCCGGCACTTCGTCCGGAGCGCACCGGCGATCTCCCGGGCCCGGGTGGAGCTGACCGAGCACGGCTGGCGGCGGCTCGGCCCGCACTCGTTCCAGCGCGACGGCGCCGAGAGTCGTACCGCGACGGTGACCGTGGACGCCGAGGGCGGCACGGTGCAGTCCGGGCTGACCGGGCTGGTACTGCTGAACAGCACCGACTCCGAGTTCAGGGGCTACCTGAAGGACCGGTACACGACGCTGCCGGAGACCGACGACCGGATCCTGGCCACCGCCGTCGAGGCGTCGTGGCGGCACCACGACGTCGACCCGACCGATGGAGGGCGGGACTGGGCGGGGTCGTACGCCGGGGTGCGGGCCGCGCTGGTCGACGCGTTCGTGCAGACCTACAGCCGCTCGCTGCAACAGACCCTGTACGCGATGGGGCACCGGGTGCTCGCCGAGCGCCCGGAGATCGCCGAGGTGCGGCTGGCCCTGCCCAATCGCCACCACCTGCTGGTCGATCTGGCGCCGTTCGGGCTGGACAACCCGGGCGAGGTGTTCGTGGCCACCGACCGGCCGTACGGGCTGATCGAGGGCACCGTGACCCGCACACCCGAGGTGGAGACCCGCACACCCGAGGCGGCGGGGGCCGGGGACGGCGGGCCGGGCTGA
- a CDS encoding PucR family transcriptional regulator ligand-binding domain-containing protein, translating to MLLREALDRPQLRLTLLTGESGLDRPISRVYVTDLPDPRRYLSGGEIVLTGLMWRRRAGDSDGFVAACAAAGVAAIGAGDAAYGSVPEDLVTACRRYGVPLFEVPVEVSFRDVIDEVTPTLWARRANGLATVLGRYRGLVAAMAGGARLADLIQPVAADLGVDCWVLTATGRAVAGTGELPSDARRRLAASFLAAGRLPTVVEVDGRRVWLVAVAGRPEHRLAAWLLACAARDTEPSEHEVAARPAAAGPGTDPGRSPDAGRAAIGESGPPPRLPEAAAELVSLVALERAHADEAGRVERRLADQLGTVLSTGASPAELRAALSACGLPPRSTLLVAAVRLTGLTTPPELAVAVTEELARSTALPAVVTGAGRPGTVLAVLAGGRTELAEVCEAVRGTVAGLAPGLGAGRLAVGIGGPAADPGGLPGAVEQAEHALATADADPGPGTVVSAGDLASHLLLLSGVPAEARRAFRDRVLGPVLAYDRTHDSDLLHTLDEFLACSGSWSRAAERLHLHVNTLRYRIGRIEQLTGRDLSRFPDRVDCYLALRLPH from the coding sequence ATGCTGCTGCGTGAGGCGCTGGACCGGCCCCAACTCCGGCTGACGCTGCTCACCGGCGAATCCGGACTGGACCGCCCGATCAGCCGGGTGTACGTCACCGACCTGCCCGATCCGCGCCGCTACCTCTCCGGCGGCGAGATCGTGCTCACCGGGCTGATGTGGCGGCGCCGGGCCGGTGACTCGGACGGGTTCGTGGCGGCCTGCGCCGCCGCCGGGGTCGCCGCGATCGGTGCCGGCGACGCGGCGTACGGCTCGGTGCCGGAAGACCTGGTGACGGCGTGCCGGCGGTACGGCGTACCCCTGTTCGAAGTCCCGGTCGAGGTCTCCTTCCGGGACGTCATCGACGAGGTCACCCCGACCCTGTGGGCGCGCCGGGCGAACGGGCTGGCGACGGTGCTCGGCCGGTACCGGGGTCTGGTCGCGGCGATGGCCGGCGGCGCCCGGTTGGCCGACCTGATCCAGCCGGTCGCCGCCGACCTCGGCGTCGACTGCTGGGTGTTGACCGCGACCGGCCGGGCCGTCGCCGGTACCGGCGAGCTGCCGTCCGACGCCCGCCGCCGGTTGGCGGCCTCGTTCCTGGCCGCCGGCCGGCTGCCGACCGTGGTCGAGGTCGACGGCCGGCGGGTCTGGCTGGTCGCCGTCGCCGGCCGACCCGAGCACCGGCTCGCCGCCTGGCTGCTGGCCTGTGCGGCACGGGACACGGAACCGTCCGAGCACGAGGTCGCCGCCCGACCCGCCGCCGCCGGTCCCGGCACGGACCCCGGCCGCTCCCCGGACGCGGGTCGGGCCGCGATCGGCGAATCCGGTCCGCCTCCGAGGCTACCCGAGGCGGCAGCCGAACTGGTCAGCCTGGTGGCGCTGGAACGGGCCCACGCCGACGAGGCGGGTCGGGTGGAGCGGCGGCTCGCCGACCAGCTCGGCACGGTCCTGTCCACCGGCGCCTCCCCGGCGGAGTTGCGCGCCGCGCTCTCCGCCTGCGGGTTGCCGCCCCGGTCGACGCTGCTGGTGGCGGCCGTCCGGCTGACCGGGCTGACCACGCCCCCGGAGCTGGCGGTCGCGGTCACCGAGGAACTCGCCCGGTCGACGGCGCTGCCGGCGGTGGTCACCGGCGCCGGCCGGCCCGGAACGGTACTGGCCGTGCTGGCCGGTGGACGGACCGAACTCGCCGAGGTCTGCGAGGCGGTCCGGGGCACGGTCGCCGGGCTGGCGCCGGGGCTCGGCGCCGGACGGCTCGCGGTGGGGATCGGCGGACCGGCCGCCGACCCGGGCGGCCTGCCGGGCGCGGTCGAGCAGGCCGAGCATGCCCTGGCCACGGCGGACGCGGATCCCGGCCCCGGCACGGTGGTCTCGGCCGGCGATCTCGCCTCGCACCTGTTGCTGCTCTCCGGCGTACCCGCCGAGGCGCGGCGGGCGTTCCGGGACCGGGTACTCGGCCCGGTGCTGGCCTACGACCGGACGCACGACAGCGACCTGCTCCACACGTTGGACGAGTTCCTCGCCTGTTCCGGGTCGTGGAGCCGGGCGGCCGAACGGCTGCACCTGCACGTCAACACCCTGCGCTACCGGATCGGCCGGATCGAGCAGCTCACCGGGCGGGACCTGTCGCGGTTTCCCGACCGGGTCGACTGCTATCTCGCGCTGCGCCTACCGCACTGA
- the pucD gene encoding xanthine dehydrogenase subunit D — protein MTGPPGEVRRAGGGAGPRPDAAAPASQGIGASPVRPDGALKVRGEFAFSSDLWVDDMLWGATLRSPHPSATIRGIDIGPALAVPGVYAVLTADDVPGDRHYGLEVADQPVLAVDEVCYRGEPVAIVAADHPETARRAAERIMVDYLVREPVTDPEAALVAGRLVRHVPIRRGDPDVTAEVVVTGEYRVGMQDQAFLGPESGLAVPADDGGIELYVATQWLHADQRQVAAALGLPVESVRLSLAGVGGAFGAREDLSMQVHASLLALRTGRPVKMVYGREESFVGHVHRHPAILRYEHGATRDGELVYVRARILLDGGAYTSTTPAVVANAATLGVGPYRVPNVTVDAYGVHTNNPPCGAMRGFGAVQACFGYESQMDRLAEAVGLDPVQLRVRNALAEGGVMPTGQRVEGPAPVARLLELVRDRPAPPPAGDDPRRLPGGVANTTAPEQVVRGVGYAIGIKNVCFSEGFDDYSTARVRLELLGGEPTVLVHTAAAEVGQGLVTVQAQIARTELGVERVVVATADTSVGSAGSSSASRQTYMTGGAVRAACRAVRAALAARLADSAGRPDADGLEFADGLEFADGAVRDPAGRTLGTLVELLAAGPVEETARWRHRPTRPLDPVTGQGEAHVQYAFAAHRATVDVDPELGLVRVVEIATAQDVGRAMNPEAVLGQIHGGTAQGLGLALMEELQVVDGVIRNPSFTDYLIPTIADVPPMTVDVLELADPHAPYGLRGVGEPPAISATPAIVAAIRAATGLPLARVPVRPEHLTGTG, from the coding sequence ATGACCGGCCCGCCGGGCGAGGTGCGGCGCGCGGGAGGCGGGGCCGGGCCGCGCCCGGATGCGGCGGCGCCGGCCTCCCAGGGGATCGGGGCCAGTCCGGTACGACCGGACGGCGCGCTGAAGGTGCGCGGCGAGTTCGCGTTCTCGTCGGACCTGTGGGTCGACGACATGCTGTGGGGCGCCACCCTGCGCAGCCCGCACCCGTCGGCGACGATCCGGGGCATCGACATCGGCCCCGCACTCGCCGTGCCGGGCGTGTACGCGGTACTGACCGCCGACGACGTGCCGGGCGACCGGCACTACGGGCTGGAGGTGGCGGACCAACCGGTGCTCGCCGTCGACGAGGTCTGCTACCGGGGCGAGCCGGTGGCGATCGTGGCCGCCGACCATCCGGAGACGGCGCGGCGGGCGGCCGAGCGGATCATGGTCGACTACCTGGTGCGGGAGCCGGTGACGGACCCGGAGGCGGCGCTCGTCGCTGGCCGGCTGGTGCGGCACGTGCCGATCCGCCGGGGCGACCCGGACGTCACCGCCGAGGTGGTGGTGACCGGGGAATACCGGGTCGGCATGCAGGACCAGGCGTTTCTCGGGCCGGAGTCGGGGCTGGCGGTGCCGGCCGACGACGGCGGGATCGAGCTGTACGTCGCCACCCAGTGGCTGCACGCCGACCAGCGGCAGGTCGCCGCCGCGCTCGGGCTGCCGGTCGAGTCGGTCCGGCTGAGCCTGGCCGGGGTCGGTGGCGCGTTCGGTGCCCGGGAGGACCTGTCGATGCAGGTGCACGCCAGCCTGCTGGCCCTGCGTACCGGGCGGCCGGTGAAGATGGTCTACGGCCGGGAGGAGTCGTTCGTCGGGCACGTGCACCGGCACCCGGCGATCCTCCGCTACGAGCACGGCGCGACCCGGGACGGCGAGCTGGTCTACGTACGGGCCCGGATCCTGCTCGACGGTGGGGCGTACACGTCGACCACCCCGGCGGTGGTGGCGAACGCGGCCACCCTCGGGGTGGGGCCGTACCGGGTGCCGAACGTGACCGTCGACGCGTACGGGGTGCACACCAACAACCCGCCGTGCGGGGCGATGCGCGGGTTCGGGGCGGTGCAGGCGTGCTTCGGGTACGAGTCGCAGATGGACCGGCTCGCCGAGGCGGTCGGGCTGGATCCGGTGCAACTGCGGGTCCGCAACGCGCTGGCCGAGGGCGGGGTGATGCCGACCGGGCAGCGGGTGGAGGGGCCGGCGCCGGTGGCCCGGTTGCTGGAGCTGGTCCGGGACCGGCCGGCACCGCCGCCGGCCGGCGACGACCCGCGGCGGCTGCCGGGCGGGGTGGCGAACACGACCGCGCCGGAGCAGGTGGTCCGGGGGGTCGGCTACGCGATCGGGATCAAGAACGTCTGCTTCTCCGAGGGGTTCGACGACTACTCGACGGCGCGGGTCCGGCTGGAGCTGCTCGGCGGCGAGCCGACCGTGCTGGTGCACACCGCCGCGGCCGAGGTGGGGCAGGGGCTGGTGACGGTGCAGGCCCAGATCGCCCGGACCGAGCTGGGGGTCGAGCGGGTGGTGGTGGCGACCGCGGACACCTCGGTGGGGAGCGCGGGGTCGTCGTCGGCGTCCCGGCAGACGTACATGACCGGGGGTGCGGTGCGGGCGGCCTGCCGGGCGGTCCGGGCGGCGCTGGCGGCGCGACTGGCCGACTCCGCCGGCCGGCCGGACGCGGACGGGCTGGAGTTCGCCGACGGGCTGGAGTTCGCCGACGGTGCGGTACGGGATCCCGCCGGCCGCACCCTCGGCACCCTGGTCGAACTGCTCGCCGCCGGCCCGGTCGAGGAGACCGCCCGCTGGCGGCACCGCCCGACCCGGCCGCTGGACCCGGTGACCGGGCAGGGCGAAGCGCACGTGCAGTACGCCTTCGCGGCGCACCGGGCCACCGTGGACGTGGACCCCGAACTCGGGCTGGTCCGGGTGGTGGAGATCGCCACCGCCCAGGACGTCGGCCGGGCGATGAACCCGGAGGCGGTGCTGGGCCAGATCCACGGCGGCACGGCCCAGGGACTCGGGCTGGCGCTGATGGAGGAACTCCAGGTCGTCGACGGGGTGATCAGGAATCCGTCCTTCACCGACTATCTGATCCCGACCATCGCCGACGTGCCGCCGATGACGGTCGACGTGCTGGAGCTGGCGGACCCGCACGCCCCGTACGGGCTGCGCGGGGTGGGGGAGCCGCCGGCCATCTCGGCCACCCCGGCGATCGTGGCCGCGATCCGGGCGGCGACCGGGCTGCCGCTGGCCCGGGTACCGGTCCGACCCGAGCACCTGACCGGGACCGGCTGA
- the uraD gene encoding 2-oxo-4-hydroxy-4-carboxy-5-ureidoimidazoline decarboxylase: MGTVSTVLDKFNRRPAGQAEQALLACCAVPDWARTVAGGRPYPDVAAAVAVADAALRRLTWSEVAQALAAHPRIGERPAGTGRESNWSRREQSGVDGADQDTRAALDRANREYEQRFGHLFLVFADGRTDLELLAAVRRRLGNDPGTEREVVRDELRQIALLRLRRLLS, translated from the coding sequence GTGGGCACCGTCAGCACCGTGTTGGACAAGTTCAACCGGCGACCCGCCGGGCAGGCCGAGCAGGCCCTGCTCGCCTGCTGCGCCGTGCCGGACTGGGCTCGTACGGTGGCGGGCGGCAGGCCGTACCCGGACGTCGCGGCGGCGGTCGCGGTGGCCGACGCCGCGCTGCGCCGGCTGACCTGGTCGGAGGTGGCGCAGGCGCTGGCCGCGCACCCGCGGATCGGCGAACGGCCGGCCGGCACCGGTCGGGAGTCGAACTGGTCCCGCCGGGAACAGTCCGGAGTCGACGGTGCCGACCAGGACACCCGGGCCGCGCTCGACCGGGCCAACCGGGAGTACGAGCAGCGGTTCGGCCACCTCTTCCTGGTCTTCGCCGACGGCCGGACGGACCTGGAACTGCTCGCGGCGGTCCGGCGGCGGCTCGGCAACGATCCCGGCACCGAACGCGAGGTGGTCCGGGACGAACTGCGGCAGATCGCGCTGCTCCGGCTGAGGAGGCTGCTGTCGTGA
- a CDS encoding phosphopantetheine-binding protein encodes MAFEAPRSVTERVLAGLWVELLGVDRVGVHDNFFELGGHSLLMMQLLWRLQEQFGAEVPLELLFEASTVAELAAALDDQAMSAARPTD; translated from the coding sequence GTGGCGTTCGAGGCGCCGCGTTCGGTGACGGAGCGGGTGTTGGCGGGGTTGTGGGTGGAGTTGTTGGGGGTGGACCGGGTCGGGGTGCACGACAACTTCTTCGAACTCGGCGGACACTCACTGCTGATGATGCAGTTGTTGTGGCGACTACAGGAACAGTTCGGTGCCGAGGTGCCACTCGAACTGCTCTTCGAGGCGAGTACGGTCGCCGAACTCGCCGCGGCCCTCGACGACCAGGCAATGTCGGCCGCACGGCCGACCGACTGA
- the uraH gene encoding hydroxyisourate hydrolase translates to MSDDRTNAPDGLIRISTHVLDTVRGEPAADIPVRLDRRDSGGWTPVAHGRTDPDGRLADWTPLLDRLPLRGGQAGGYRLVFQVERHYPPGAAFFPEIVVAFQITEPDRHHHVPLLLSPYGYTTYRGS, encoded by the coding sequence GTGAGCGACGACCGGACGAACGCACCGGACGGCCTGATCCGGATCTCCACGCACGTGCTGGACACCGTACGCGGCGAACCGGCCGCCGACATCCCGGTCCGGCTCGACCGGCGGGACAGCGGCGGCTGGACGCCGGTGGCACACGGCCGGACCGATCCCGACGGGCGGCTGGCCGACTGGACGCCGCTGCTGGACCGGCTGCCGCTGCGGGGCGGGCAGGCCGGCGGCTACCGGCTGGTGTTCCAGGTCGAGCGCCACTACCCGCCCGGCGCGGCCTTCTTCCCGGAGATCGTGGTCGCCTTCCAGATCACCGAGCCGGACCGGCACCACCACGTGCCGCTGCTGCTCAGCCCGTACGGCTACACCACCTACCGGGGAAGCTGA
- a CDS encoding (2Fe-2S)-binding protein, whose amino-acid sequence MRIDCVVNGAPRRADDVWAGESLLHLLRERLGLPGAKNACEQGECGSCTVYLDGEPVCACLVPAGQARGREVVTVEGLGPGPGELDPVQRAFVAAGAVQCGFCTPGLVVAVHDLLARTPSPAEEEIREALAGNLCRCTGYEKILTAVRLAAGREDES is encoded by the coding sequence GTGAGGATCGACTGCGTGGTCAACGGCGCGCCGCGCCGGGCCGACGACGTCTGGGCCGGGGAGAGCCTGCTGCACCTGCTGCGGGAGCGGCTCGGGCTGCCCGGCGCCAAGAACGCCTGCGAGCAGGGCGAGTGCGGCTCCTGCACGGTCTATCTGGACGGCGAGCCGGTCTGCGCCTGCCTGGTCCCGGCCGGGCAGGCCCGGGGCCGCGAGGTGGTCACCGTGGAGGGGCTCGGCCCGGGGCCGGGCGAACTCGACCCGGTGCAGCGGGCGTTCGTCGCGGCCGGGGCCGTGCAGTGCGGATTCTGTACCCCGGGACTGGTGGTCGCCGTACACGACCTGCTGGCTCGGACGCCGTCCCCGGCCGAGGAGGAGATCAGGGAGGCGTTGGCCGGAAACCTGTGCCGGTGCACCGGGTACGAGAAGATCCTGACGGCGGTACGTCTGGCCGCCGGCCGGGAGGACGAATCGTGA
- a CDS encoding 8-oxoguanine deaminase, producing MIIIENCAVATVDPAGTEYSDGHLVLDEGRIVAVGPGHAPRYHRSVRRIDGTGCLATPGLVNTHHHLYQWATRGMAQQEELFGWLRALYPVWAGLDAEVVAATTAAGLGWLALHGCTTSTDHHYVHPAGAGDLMAAQVEAARGVGLRFHPCRGSMDLGASAGGLPPDEIVEETEAALIGTEEAIDRYHDPADDAMLRVAVAPCSPFSVTAKLMAESAALARRRGVRLHTHLAETVDEEEYCRQTHGCTPVEYAERLGWLGPDVWLAHGVHLDDAGLDALARTGTSVAHCPSSNARLGAGAARVRELLDRGVPVGLGVDGPASQEAGQLGAELRQALYTARLRGGAAALTARDALALGTVGGARCLGRADQLGSLEVGKLADVVLWRLDGLGHVGIDDPVAALVFGPPAPVELSLVGGEPVVDNGELRTADPAGLARGLRRAHRTLVRRARR from the coding sequence GTGATCATCATCGAGAACTGCGCCGTCGCCACGGTCGACCCGGCCGGGACCGAGTACTCCGACGGGCACCTGGTGCTCGACGAGGGCCGGATCGTCGCGGTCGGCCCCGGGCACGCCCCCCGCTACCACCGCTCGGTACGCCGGATCGACGGCACCGGCTGCCTCGCCACCCCCGGCCTGGTGAACACCCACCACCACCTCTACCAGTGGGCGACCCGGGGGATGGCGCAGCAGGAGGAGCTGTTCGGCTGGCTGAGGGCGCTCTATCCGGTCTGGGCCGGGCTGGACGCCGAGGTGGTGGCCGCGACCACCGCCGCCGGGCTCGGCTGGCTGGCGCTGCACGGCTGCACCACCAGCACCGACCACCACTACGTCCATCCGGCCGGCGCCGGTGACCTGATGGCCGCACAGGTCGAGGCGGCCCGTGGGGTGGGCTTGCGGTTCCACCCCTGCCGGGGCTCGATGGATCTCGGTGCGTCGGCGGGCGGGCTGCCGCCGGACGAGATCGTCGAGGAGACCGAGGCGGCGCTGATCGGCACCGAGGAGGCGATCGACCGCTACCACGACCCGGCCGACGACGCGATGCTGCGGGTGGCGGTGGCACCCTGCTCGCCGTTCAGCGTCACCGCGAAGCTGATGGCCGAGTCGGCGGCGCTGGCCCGGCGCCGGGGCGTACGGCTGCACACCCATCTCGCCGAGACCGTCGACGAGGAGGAGTACTGCCGGCAGACCCACGGCTGCACCCCGGTCGAGTACGCCGAACGGCTCGGCTGGCTCGGCCCGGACGTCTGGCTCGCGCACGGCGTACACCTGGACGACGCCGGGCTGGACGCGCTGGCCCGTACCGGTACCTCGGTCGCGCACTGTCCCAGCTCGAACGCCCGGCTCGGTGCCGGTGCGGCGCGGGTCCGGGAACTGCTGGACCGGGGCGTACCGGTCGGGCTCGGCGTCGACGGACCGGCCTCGCAGGAGGCCGGCCAGCTCGGCGCGGAGCTGCGCCAGGCCCTCTACACGGCCCGGCTGCGCGGCGGCGCGGCGGCGCTGACCGCCCGGGACGCGCTCGCGCTCGGCACCGTCGGCGGGGCGCGCTGCCTCGGCCGGGCCGACCAGCTCGGCTCGCTGGAGGTCGGCAAGCTCGCCGACGTGGTGCTGTGGCGGCTGGACGGGCTCGGCCACGTCGGCATCGACGACCCGGTGGCGGCGCTGGTCTTCGGGCCGCCGGCCCCGGTGGAGCTGTCGCTGGTCGGGGGTGAGCCGGTGGTCGACAACGGCGAGCTGCGCACGGCCGACCCGGCCGGGCTGGCCCGGGGGCTTCGCCGGGCGCACCGGACCCTGGTCAGGCGGGCGCGGCGATGA
- a CDS encoding xanthine dehydrogenase family protein subunit M: MEFLQPESWAEALAARAAYPEALPVAGGTDVMVELNFARRRPPALLDLGRVAGLADWGVEDGLLRLGAGVPYRRIVTELADRVPGLAMAARTVGSAQIRNRGTVGGNLGSASPAGDALPPLLAAGALVELASVRGVRRVPVTGFCTGPKRSVLAPDELIAAVLIGPDGGPEQFAKVGTRNAMVIAVCSFALALRPANRTVGTGIGSAAPTPVRAVAAEELLAAELPWAHRAALPEPLVRRFGELVAAAASPIDDVRGTAAYRRHALGVLARRAVQRVWAEHRRKGADG, translated from the coding sequence ATGGAGTTCCTGCAACCGGAGAGCTGGGCCGAGGCGCTGGCGGCGCGGGCGGCGTACCCGGAGGCGCTGCCGGTGGCCGGCGGCACCGACGTGATGGTGGAGCTGAACTTCGCCCGCCGCCGCCCGCCGGCCCTGCTCGACCTGGGTCGGGTCGCCGGGCTGGCCGACTGGGGCGTCGAGGACGGCCTGCTGCGGCTCGGCGCCGGGGTGCCGTACCGGCGGATCGTCACCGAACTGGCCGACCGGGTGCCGGGGCTGGCGATGGCGGCCCGGACGGTCGGTTCGGCGCAGATCCGCAACCGGGGCACCGTCGGCGGCAACCTCGGCTCGGCCTCACCGGCCGGGGACGCGCTGCCGCCGCTGCTCGCCGCCGGGGCGCTGGTGGAGCTGGCCTCGGTCCGGGGCGTCCGCCGGGTGCCGGTGACCGGCTTCTGCACCGGACCGAAGCGCAGCGTGCTGGCCCCGGACGAGCTGATCGCCGCCGTCCTGATCGGGCCGGACGGCGGGCCGGAGCAGTTCGCCAAGGTCGGCACCAGGAACGCGATGGTGATCGCGGTCTGCTCGTTCGCGCTGGCGCTGCGGCCGGCGAACCGGACGGTTGGCACCGGGATCGGTTCGGCGGCACCGACGCCGGTCCGGGCGGTGGCCGCCGAGGAGTTGCTCGCCGCCGAGCTGCCCTGGGCGCACCGGGCCGCGCTGCCGGAACCGCTGGTCCGCCGCTTCGGCGAGCTGGTCGCGGCGGCGGCGAGTCCGATCGACGACGTACGCGGCACGGCCGCCTACCGCCGGCACGCGCTCGGGGTACTGGCCCGGCGGGCGGTGCAGCGGGTCTGGGCGGAACATCGGCGGAAGGGGGCCGACGGGTGA